The following proteins come from a genomic window of Oncorhynchus masou masou isolate Uvic2021 chromosome 25, UVic_Omas_1.1, whole genome shotgun sequence:
- the nfu1 gene encoding NFU1 iron-sulfur cluster scaffold homolog, mitochondrial: MATYRQVGRLLGISARISSPLAVRAYQFAGLHWTPHNIGVTRRWSLPPFSVVSARTMFIQTQDTPNPNSLKFLPGRMVLEQGTMDFTAPREAYCSPLARQLFRIDGVKGVFLGPDFITITKTDVDLEWKLIKPDVFAAIMDFFTSGLPVVNEEDTPRADTAPSEDDDEVIAMIKELLDTRIRPTVQEDGGDVLYCGFEDGIVKLKLQGSCTSCPSSMVTLKSGIQNMLQFYVPEVEGVEQVKDEQEEVAQG, from the exons ATGGCGACTTACAGGCAGGTCGGGAGGTTGTTGGGTATTTCTGCAAGAATTTCAAGTCC GCTTGCTGTGCGTGCATATCAGTTTGCTGGACTGCATTGGACTCCACACAACATTGGTGTTACCAGGAGATGGTCACTGCCACCATTTTCAGTTGTATCTG CAAGGACCATGTTTATTCAGACCCAGGACACTCCCAACCCAAACAGCTTGAAATTTCTGCCTGGTCGCATGGTCCTTGAACAAGGAACGATGGATTTTACTGCACCCCGTGAAGCCTATTGCTCCCCCCTTGCAAG GCAGCTATTTAGAATCGATGGTGTCAAGGGTGTCTTTTTGGGTCCTGACTTCATAACTATAACCAAG ACAGATGTAGATCTGGAATGGAAGTTAATCAAACCTGATGTGTTTGCTGCCATTATGGACTTCTTCACATCTGGACTCCCTGTTGTCAATGAGGAGGACACCCCTCGTGCAGATACAG CACCAtcagaggatgatgatgaggtgATTGCTATGatcaaagagcttctggacaccCGAATCAG GCCAACAGTGCAGGAGGATGGTGGAGATGTCCTGTATTGTGGCTTTGAGGATGGCATTGTAAAGTTGAAGCTGCAGGGCTCCTGCACCAGTTGCCCCAGCTCCATGGTCACTCTGAAGAGTGGCATCCAGAATATGTTGCAGTTCTATGTCCCTGAAGTGGAAGGAGTGGAGCAG GTGAAGGATGAGCAAGAGGAGGTTGCCCAAGGCTGA